A single window of Salmo salar chromosome ssa21, Ssal_v3.1, whole genome shotgun sequence DNA harbors:
- the LOC106582115 gene encoding nectin-3 isoform X3: protein MQQFGRTKTTHTHVGDRPDLEEEELFVLWTNAKNKLRVTLAMRRAKHVTEAVLCCVILVIHRISESIRVIGGSRTVVQGEDVDLSCSLLETDEELEQITWQKRTLEEPENHNFFLIYPNGVTDFISSNGLENRVQFFGNLTENIGSIRIKAARLLDEGNFTCVFSVFPSGVYSIEIPLTVLVPPVTSVTVDVPPVIGENEVFLASCLAAGAKPQAEVRWNTDAFGSLVRTVTNSTQHANGTTTVVSHLLGVPTRAANQQQVQCVVKQSALATERTLAYTININYPPQTVNITLSEASPATVFLCVADSNPKAIYTWTSHSPGTFNSLAWPSVDTVTSLDQPIYSHQLTSAAAPSPGSLKLHIKTTNKYSPSFYSPCPGLLLGSVLENRDTDVAQSRCGNVLETCPERITSVVLVEGGLQSIN, encoded by the exons atgcaacaatttggaagaacaaaaacaacacatacacacGTCGGTGACAGACCAGACCTAGAAGAAGAAGAATTGTTTGTGCTATGGACAAACGCAAAAAATAAACTACGTG TGACCCTTGCAATGAGAAGAGCAAAGCATGTCACGGAAGCTGTTCTATGCTGTGTGATTCTCGTCATCCACAGGATTTCTGAAA GTATACGGGTGATTGGAGGAAGCAGGACTGTGGTACAGGGAGAGGACGTGGACTTATCCTGCAGTCTgctagagacagatgaggagctTGAACAGATAACATGGCAGAAAAGGACTCTGGAAGAACCAGAGAACCATAATTTCTTCCTTATTTATCCCAATGGGGTTACTGACTTTATTTCATCGAATGGATTGGAAAATAGAGTCCAGTTTTTTGGGAACCTGACAGAAAACATTGGTTCTATTCGAATAAAAGCTGCCAGACTGTTGGATGAAGGCAACTTCACATGCGTCTTCAGTGTTTTCCCAAGTGGAGTATACAGCATAGAGATACCTCTTACTGTGCTAG TACCTCCAGTGACGAGTGTTACAGTCGATGTCCCTCCTGTCATTGGAGAGAATGAGGTTTTCTTGGCATCCTGTTTGGCTGCTGGTGCCAAGCCACAGGCAGAAGTGAGGTGGAACACGGATGCATTCGGCAGTTTGGTGAGGACGGTGACCAACTCCACCCAGCACGCCAACGGCACCACCACGGTAGTCAGCCACCTGCTCGGGGTGCCAACCAGAGCAGCCAATCAGCAGCAGGTTCAGTGTGTGGTCAAGCAGTCTGCCCTGGCAACAGAGAGAACCCTGGCCTACACAATCAACATCAACT aTCCACCTCAGACAGTGAACATCACTCTTAGTGAGGCCTCCCCAGCCACAGTGTTCCTATGTGTAGCAGACAGCAACCCAAAAGCCATCTACACCTGGACCAG tcattctcccggaacattcaactcccttgcctggccgtcggtggatacagtgacttcattggatcaacccatttactctcatcaactcacctccgctgccgctccgtctcctggatcactcaaattacacatcaagactaccaataaatactcaccttcattttactcaccttgtcctggtctgcttctgggttctgtcttagagaatcgtgacacagatgttgcacaatccaggtgtggaaatgtcTTAGAGACTTGCCCAGAAAGAATCACATCTGTAGTCCTTGTCGAAGGTggtctacaaagtattaactga